In Spirochaetota bacterium, the following are encoded in one genomic region:
- a CDS encoding superoxide dismutase family protein, with the protein MKLVIIILSLLLTYCGISPKELEGSLYNLTEKGIDQIFGTITVKSLAKEGIIIHVTATNLTPGNYGFHIHETNILTPSIHADGSQMIIGGMAKGHWDPDNTGIHAGPEGNGHRGDLPQLSVDDNGTINSIITNKKIQLTDIKGKSFMIHGNPDNYSDTPLPLGGSGPRMFAAPF; encoded by the coding sequence ATGAAATTAGTTATTATAATTTTAAGTTTATTATTAACTTATTGTGGTATATCACCAAAAGAACTAGAAGGTTCCTTGTATAATCTTACAGAGAAGGGTATAGACCAGATTTTTGGTACTATTACTGTTAAATCATTGGCTAAAGAAGGTATTATTATCCATGTTACTGCAACTAATCTTACTCCAGGTAATTATGGATTTCATATCCATGAAACCAATATTTTAACACCATCTATCCATGCTGATGGTTCACAAATGATAATAGGTGGTATGGCTAAAGGTCACTGGGATCCAGATAACACAGGTATCCATGCAGGACCAGAAGGTAATGGCCATAGAGGAGATTTACCCCAACTTTCTGTTGATGACAATGGTACTATTAATTCTATAATTACTAATAAAAAAATTCAATTAACAGATATTAAAGGTAAGAGTTTTATGATTCATGGAAATCCTGATAACTATTCAGACACACCTTTACCTCTTGGCGGAAGTGGTCCAAGAATGTTTGCCGCACCTTTTTAA
- a CDS encoding PTS transporter subunit EIIB: MLYQNLISISQKKILNKLAMALGYYNITKISNCMSRIRIEVVNPSLLACDKSFLLLNTQGIIREDNFIHLIYGKISSQLAFQLNLLYKALNNTFTLELINLLQGSKNIQKLTHTDKQITIFINDSIEINQQLLQDLSHTHNIIIQQKNNSILLLVDQNMQEIFTIIQYTLLFWDTIQSLFIINTLKISNITNITRTNYTLKIDTAVPIAINTTIWGYYGLETSPNSVSENEIYIHNISNELFESLLEYYHFLINGNDFFDKKSLP, translated from the coding sequence ATGTTATATCAAAACCTTATTTCTATATCTCAAAAAAAAATTCTCAACAAATTAGCCATGGCTTTAGGTTATTATAATATTACTAAGATAAGTAACTGTATGAGTAGAATTAGAATAGAAGTAGTAAATCCTTCTCTATTAGCATGTGATAAAAGTTTTCTTTTATTAAACACTCAAGGTATTATTCGAGAAGATAATTTTATACATCTAATTTACGGTAAGATAAGTTCTCAACTTGCTTTTCAATTAAATTTACTCTATAAAGCGTTAAATAATACTTTTACACTTGAATTAATAAATTTATTACAAGGTTCAAAAAATATCCAAAAATTAACTCATACTGATAAGCAAATTACTATATTTATAAATGATTCCATAGAAATAAATCAACAACTTTTACAAGACTTATCTCATACTCATAATATTATTATTCAACAAAAAAATAATTCTATACTACTATTAGTAGATCAAAATATGCAAGAAATATTTACTATAATTCAGTATACTCTGTTATTTTGGGATACTATACAAAGTTTGTTTATAATAAATACTTTAAAAATATCAAATATTACTAATATTACAAGAACTAACTATACATTAAAAATAGATACTGCTGTTCCTATCGCTATAAATACGACTATTTGGGGTTATTACGGATTAGAGACATCTCCTAATAGTGTTAGTGAAAATGAAATATATATTCACAATATTTCTAATGAACTATTTGAATCTTTATTAGAATATTATCATTTTTTAATAAACGGTAATGATTTCTTTGACAAGAAATCATTACCATAG
- a CDS encoding class II fructose-1,6-bisphosphate aldolase: protein MHYTELGFVNSKIMFEVAVKDKFAVPAFNFNNMEQIQAIVMACVEAQSPVILQVSKGARAYANPVLLSWMGRGAVEMMRAYAKDKGVGEIPMVLHLDHGDSFETCKECIESGFSSVMIDGSHHSFEDNITLSKKVVEFAHQFDVTVEGELGVLAGVEDDVVAEDHVYTQPEEVQEFVSKTGVDSLAIAIGTSHGAFKFKPGQKPQIRMDILREIEQKIPGFPIVLHGSSSVPQDAVAMINKYGGKLEDSIGIPEEQLFEAAHSAVCKINIDSDSRLVLTAHLRKVLAENPGEFDPRKYLGPARDAMVIMYKDKCINVLNSAGKAPAIMAMINK from the coding sequence ATGCATTATACAGAACTTGGTTTTGTTAATTCTAAAATAATGTTTGAAGTCGCTGTCAAAGATAAATTTGCAGTTCCAGCTTTCAATTTTAACAATATGGAGCAAATTCAAGCCATAGTTATGGCTTGTGTTGAAGCACAATCACCAGTAATTCTTCAAGTATCCAAAGGAGCTCGTGCTTATGCTAATCCTGTTCTTCTTTCTTGGATGGGTCGTGGTGCAGTTGAAATGATGAGAGCTTACGCAAAAGATAAAGGTGTCGGTGAAATTCCTATGGTTCTTCATTTAGATCATGGCGATTCATTTGAAACTTGTAAAGAATGTATTGAATCTGGATTTTCTTCTGTTATGATTGATGGATCTCATCATTCTTTTGAAGATAATATTACATTATCAAAAAAAGTTGTTGAATTTGCTCATCAATTTGATGTAACTGTTGAAGGTGAATTGGGTGTTCTTGCAGGAGTAGAAGATGATGTCGTTGCAGAAGATCATGTATATACACAACCTGAAGAAGTACAAGAATTTGTATCAAAAACAGGTGTAGACTCTTTAGCTATTGCTATTGGTACTTCTCATGGAGCATTCAAATTCAAACCTGGACAAAAACCACAAATTCGTATGGATATCCTTAGAGAAATTGAACAAAAAATTCCTGGATTTCCTATTGTATTACATGGATCTTCTTCTGTACCACAAGATGCAGTTGCAATGATCAACAAATATGGTGGAAAACTAGAAGACTCTATTGGTATTCCTGAAGAACAATTATTTGAAGCAGCTCATTCTGCCGTATGTAAAATCAATATTGATTCAGATTCTCGTCTTGTATTAACAGCTCATTTGAGAAAAGTACTTGCTGAAAATCCTGGTGAATTTGATCCTCGTAAATATCTTGGACCAGCTCGTGATGCAATGGTAATTATGTACAAAGATAAATGTATTAATGTTCTTAATTCTGCAGGCAAAGCACCAGCAATCATGGCTATGATTAATAAATAA
- a CDS encoding aspartate--ammonia ligase, translating to MYQSKLNLIDTEIAIKILKMTFESSLTDQLNLLRVSAPVFLEANTGLNDDLYGNENPISFTVSNQQIELVHSLAKWKRFALYKYEIQQNLGIYTDMNAVRSCEKRDNTHSFYVDLWDWEKVISMEDRNIDTLISAVEKVYNCILDTEQVICKKYPQLKLKLPTEITIVSTQELEDMFPSLTPDEREYEITTMHKAVFITQIGGLLKSGNMHRYKAPDYDDWSLNGTMLFYHEPLDQVLSISSMGIRVDINVLNQQLIATDTVVRSELNFHKMIFNELLPLSIGGGVGQSRLSMFLLEKIHIGEVQVSVWSEDTIKNCAGERIFLL from the coding sequence ATGTACCAATCAAAATTAAATCTTATAGATACTGAGATTGCAATCAAAATACTCAAAATGACATTTGAATCTTCTCTTACAGATCAATTAAATTTATTAAGAGTATCAGCTCCAGTTTTTTTAGAAGCAAATACAGGATTAAATGATGACTTATATGGAAATGAAAATCCTATTAGCTTTACAGTATCTAATCAACAAATAGAGTTAGTTCATTCTCTCGCAAAATGGAAAAGATTTGCTCTTTATAAATATGAGATTCAACAAAATTTAGGTATTTATACAGATATGAATGCTGTTCGATCTTGTGAAAAAAGAGATAATACACATTCTTTTTATGTAGATTTGTGGGATTGGGAAAAAGTGATTTCTATGGAAGATAGAAATATAGATACTTTGATCTCAGCAGTTGAAAAAGTATATAATTGTATCTTGGATACAGAACAAGTTATTTGTAAAAAATATCCCCAATTAAAATTGAAACTACCTACAGAAATCACTATTGTATCCACACAAGAGTTAGAAGATATGTTTCCATCACTGACTCCTGACGAAAGAGAGTATGAAATTACGACAATGCATAAAGCAGTATTTATTACTCAGATTGGTGGACTACTTAAATCTGGAAATATGCATCGTTATAAAGCTCCAGATTATGATGATTGGTCTTTGAATGGAACAATGCTTTTTTATCATGAACCTTTAGATCAAGTATTATCTATTTCTTCAATGGGTATTAGAGTTGACATTAATGTTTTGAATCAACAACTAATCGCTACTGATACAGTCGTAAGATCAGAATTAAATTTTCATAAAATGATCTTTAATGAGCTTTTACCTTTGTCTATAGGTGGTGGGGTAGGACAATCTCGATTAAGTATGTTTTTGTTAGAAAAAATACATATAGGGGAAGTTCAAGTTTCTGTTTGGAGTGAAGATACCATAAAAAATTGTGCTGGAGAAAGAATATTTTTATTATAA
- a CDS encoding reverse transcriptase-like protein, giving the protein MTKSYTELKKEGIKFVEFLNQLGIIAYVDESSFRDYNVQIKNILGATAILYHKASKNSFSIGTHNISDSTLKVQIEELWHRYQCPNIQNIQGICAYVDGSFYNNKIGWGLVIVQDNQILLEDSGIVNLSPEEGSRQIAGEVQGVLEALSYAENHKFSSITIFYDYIGLQKWACGEWKANSSIAQYYSAKMMQNRIRITWEKVKAHTGNRFNELVDQLAKSKLS; this is encoded by the coding sequence ATGACAAAAAGTTATACAGAATTAAAAAAAGAAGGTATTAAATTTGTAGAATTTCTCAATCAATTAGGAATTATAGCTTATGTAGATGAGAGTAGTTTTAGAGATTATAATGTACAAATAAAAAATATTCTTGGGGCAACAGCGATTTTGTATCACAAAGCTTCTAAAAACTCATTTTCTATAGGAACTCATAATATTTCAGATTCTACCTTAAAAGTGCAAATAGAAGAATTATGGCATCGATATCAATGCCCTAATATTCAAAACATACAAGGCATCTGCGCTTATGTAGATGGGTCTTTTTATAATAATAAAATTGGATGGGGCTTGGTTATTGTACAAGATAATCAAATTCTTTTAGAAGATAGTGGGATAGTGAATCTTTCTCCAGAAGAGGGATCTCGTCAAATTGCAGGAGAAGTTCAAGGCGTTTTAGAAGCTTTATCTTATGCTGAAAATCATAAATTCTCGTCTATTACTATTTTTTATGATTATATAGGCCTTCAAAAATGGGCTTGTGGTGAATGGAAAGCAAATAGTAGTATTGCTCAGTATTATTCTGCTAAAATGATGCAAAATCGTATTAGAATTACTTGGGAAAAAGTCAAAGCTCATACAGGAAATCGATTTAATGAACTAGTAGATCAATTAGCAAAAAGTAAATTAAGTTAA
- the fabZ gene encoding 3-hydroxyacyl-ACP dehydratase FabZ, giving the protein MKNYFDIKDITQLLPHRFPMLLVDRVLEVNENDGAGYKNVTINEDFFNGHFPGTPIMPGVLQVEGLAQCAGFIALTQLKNRYPKINTEDILMFFMGIDGVKFRKPVVPGDRLDYKVTVTKRRESVSEDGTTFSRVINSFEAKAYVDNQLVCECTMNAMLTPKEGSIA; this is encoded by the coding sequence ATGAAAAATTATTTTGATATCAAAGATATTACCCAATTACTCCCTCATCGTTTCCCTATGTTATTAGTCGATAGGGTATTAGAAGTGAATGAAAACGATGGAGCTGGATACAAAAATGTCACTATAAACGAAGATTTCTTCAATGGTCATTTCCCCGGAACGCCTATTATGCCTGGTGTACTCCAAGTAGAAGGACTTGCTCAATGTGCAGGATTTATTGCATTGACACAATTAAAAAATCGTTATCCCAAAATCAACACAGAAGATATTTTGATGTTCTTTATGGGTATCGATGGAGTCAAATTTCGTAAACCTGTTGTCCCTGGAGATCGTTTGGACTATAAAGTCACTGTTACCAAGCGTCGTGAATCTGTATCTGAAGATGGTACTACATTTAGCCGTGTGATTAATAGCTTTGAAGCTAAAGCTTATGTGGATAATCAATTAGTATGTGAATGTACCATGAACGCTATGCTTACTCCAAAAGAAGGTAGTATTGCTTAA
- the fabD gene encoding ACP S-malonyltransferase, translating into MVLFFPGQGSQFVGMGKELVEKYKLAQDIYTQANDILGFNIQNLSFEGPEDDLINTKNAQPAILTYQYILISLLKVQNIVPTALAGHSLGEFSALLASEMLSFEDTLKLVQKRGQLMAEADPHQKGGMAVVLGLDDNSVINICKEVSNTYYVEPVNFNTPGQVVISGLKEGITLASEKLSNAGAKRVLALAVSGAFHSKLMEEASIHFEEFVNQLNFSAPLYPIVSNVTAEFYDESTVKQLLALQMKSPVQWVSTVNYLVDKGFDTGIEMSTGTIIQGMVKKINKEFAFIDLMSLIS; encoded by the coding sequence ATGGTTTTATTTTTTCCAGGACAAGGTTCACAATTTGTAGGTATGGGTAAAGAACTTGTTGAAAAATATAAGTTAGCTCAAGATATTTATACTCAGGCAAATGATATTCTAGGCTTTAATATTCAAAATCTATCATTCGAAGGTCCTGAAGATGATCTTATAAATACCAAAAATGCACAGCCAGCGATTTTGACTTATCAATATATTTTGATAAGTTTGTTAAAAGTACAAAATATTGTCCCAACAGCATTAGCAGGTCATTCTTTAGGGGAATTCTCAGCACTACTAGCAAGTGAGATGCTTAGCTTCGAAGATACATTAAAATTAGTCCAAAAAAGAGGACAATTAATGGCTGAAGCGGATCCTCATCAAAAGGGTGGGATGGCTGTTGTCTTGGGCTTGGATGATAATAGTGTTATTAATATTTGTAAAGAAGTTTCAAATACATATTATGTAGAGCCAGTTAATTTTAATACACCAGGTCAAGTTGTAATTTCAGGACTCAAAGAAGGAATTACTCTTGCATCAGAAAAATTATCAAATGCAGGTGCTAAAAGAGTACTAGCATTAGCTGTCAGTGGTGCTTTTCATTCCAAATTAATGGAAGAGGCATCAATACATTTTGAAGAATTTGTCAATCAACTAAATTTTAGTGCACCACTTTATCCTATTGTCTCTAATGTAACAGCAGAATTCTATGATGAATCTACAGTCAAACAATTATTAGCTCTTCAGATGAAAAGTCCTGTGCAATGGGTTAGCACAGTAAATTATCTTGTCGATAAAGGATTTGATACAGGTATTGAAATGAGTACAGGTACTATTATTCAAGGAATGGTAAAAAAAATAAATAAAGAATTTGCTTTTATAGATCTTATGTCACTTATATCATAA
- a CDS encoding inositol monophosphatase, whose translation MDYQNYLSVALACAKQISIVFKEGFYSQNSIEWKSEKDPVTEYDKKIEQISRKFILDHYPDHVILGEEDGLYNNNSDFKWIIDPIDGTINYIRGIPFVAYSLALLYQDEIIISVVSNPILEEYFWAVKGQGAYLNDNKIQVSICNEIEHCYLAFGTYKEKYVSIYHELIQQFQSIRNPGSAALALAYVASGRMNGAVYFKLSPWDMAGGVLLVTEAGGNINNINSTDFSLDNFSIIASSSVIHSQLNKIVTTL comes from the coding sequence ATGGATTATCAAAACTATCTATCTGTAGCTCTAGCATGTGCAAAACAAATTTCAATAGTATTTAAGGAAGGCTTTTATAGTCAAAATAGTATTGAATGGAAATCAGAAAAAGATCCTGTAACAGAATATGATAAAAAAATAGAACAAATTTCTCGGAAATTTATTTTAGATCATTACCCAGATCATGTTATTTTAGGTGAAGAAGATGGATTATATAATAATAATTCTGATTTTAAATGGATTATAGATCCTATTGATGGTACAATTAATTATATTAGAGGGATACCATTTGTTGCTTATAGTTTAGCACTTTTATATCAAGATGAAATTATTATTTCCGTGGTATCAAATCCTATTTTAGAAGAATATTTCTGGGCAGTAAAAGGACAAGGTGCTTATTTAAATGATAACAAAATACAAGTAAGTATTTGTAATGAAATAGAACACTGTTATCTTGCTTTTGGTACTTATAAAGAAAAATATGTAAGTATCTACCATGAGCTGATCCAACAATTCCAGTCAATCCGTAATCCTGGATCAGCAGCACTTGCACTTGCTTATGTAGCTTCTGGCCGTATGAATGGTGCTGTTTATTTCAAGTTATCACCATGGGATATGGCTGGAGGGGTATTATTAGTTACAGAAGCTGGAGGAAATATCAATAATATAAATAGCACAGATTTTTCTCTAGATAATTTTTCTATTATTGCAAGTTCCAGTGTCATACATAGTCAATTAAATAAAATAGTAACAACCTTATAA
- a CDS encoding PTS mannose transporter subunit IIAB: protein MVTIIITGHGNFATGIKSMLDLVIGQCDNLYFINFTEEMSSQNLQDRFQEVFTNHQGNVIFLCDIAGGTPFNQAAILMYENNKNYGVVGGINIPLILEILDQREILIDPQELLRQGKSEACMNIKIFGDETSSKNQEISNDGI from the coding sequence ATGGTTACGATTATTATTACAGGACATGGAAACTTTGCCACAGGTATTAAATCCATGCTAGATCTAGTGATAGGACAATGTGATAACTTATATTTTATTAATTTTACTGAAGAAATGTCTTCTCAAAATTTGCAAGATAGATTTCAAGAAGTTTTTACAAATCATCAAGGAAATGTAATATTTTTATGTGATATTGCTGGAGGCACTCCTTTTAATCAAGCAGCTATACTTATGTACGAAAATAATAAAAATTATGGTGTAGTCGGTGGTATTAATATTCCTCTTATATTAGAAATATTAGATCAAAGAGAAATCTTAATAGATCCTCAAGAATTATTACGTCAAGGAAAATCTGAAGCTTGTATGAATATTAAAATTTTTGGGGATGAAACTAGCTCTAAAAATCAAGAGATTTCTAATGACGGTATTTAA
- a CDS encoding DeoR/GlpR transcriptional regulator, whose amino-acid sequence MPKKIKNVDKEILELLYQKKSLTSSELAILFNYSVPVVRNICQNIAKKHGLSYKRGVLKHSYSEKFTNIEKLLIAHKSCSFINDGDTIFIGTGTTTLYMCQHLYQFTRLTVVTNSIPILTELLKYPQITTICVGGVLQHQDQALVGEFSDIFIKNFHINKLFLGTEGIDAVRGASRAIIQKNMAEHNITNLASEIYLLTDSSKFGKLFTWIWLSIEQISTIITDSNISKEQVLEFKNSNIDLVIVDKQY is encoded by the coding sequence ATGCCAAAAAAAATAAAAAATGTTGATAAAGAAATATTAGAACTGTTATATCAAAAAAAATCTTTAACTTCTTCAGAATTAGCAATATTATTTAATTATAGTGTTCCTGTTGTTCGTAATATTTGTCAGAATATTGCTAAAAAACATGGATTATCTTATAAAAGAGGAGTCTTAAAACATTCTTATTCAGAAAAATTTACTAATATAGAAAAATTGTTAATTGCTCACAAATCTTGTTCTTTTATTAATGATGGTGATACTATTTTTATAGGAACAGGAACTACAACCTTATATATGTGTCAACATCTCTATCAATTTACGAGATTAACAGTTGTTACTAATTCTATTCCTATATTAACAGAATTATTAAAATACCCTCAAATTACTACAATCTGTGTAGGTGGTGTTCTACAACATCAAGATCAAGCATTAGTAGGAGAATTTTCAGATATTTTTATTAAAAATTTTCATATTAATAAATTGTTTTTAGGAACAGAAGGCATTGATGCTGTTAGAGGTGCCTCGAGAGCAATTATTCAAAAAAATATGGCTGAACACAATATAACAAATTTAGCAAGTGAAATATATCTTCTTACTGACTCTAGTAAATTCGGGAAATTATTTACATGGATATGGCTATCTATTGAACAGATTAGTACTATAATTACTGATAGTAATATTTCAAAAGAACAAGTATTAGAATTTAAAAATTCAAATATTGATTTAGTGATTGTTGATAAACAATATTAA
- a CDS encoding class II D-tagatose-bisphosphate aldolase, non-catalytic subunit, translating into MIETIISQNRIQNKGGLICICSAHEDVIHASFDFLSQNPEVKISIESTVQQVNQDGGYTGMTPQDFSDKVRDIAKIYNISSDQYVLAGDHLGPNAWKSLSSSKAMGKSLVLVEEYVKAGYTKLHIDPSMSCNDDNSPLSIEVIADRTAILIQRAEKTAIDHLGSSDHLFYIVGTEVPVPGGSQEHEDHVSVTPLQEVEYTIKVIKEYLGKYNLQHIWSKVKGVVVQPGVEFGDDFVFPYIQGQAKELKLAITDYNHLVYEAHSTDYQTTQALSGLVHDHFAILKVGPELTFSWREALFALDKIEQENPNITPKSNIREFIETEMLAHPEYWKYYYNGSTEELAFKRVYSLSDRIRYYWNSPKIAKKIQDSYPNLEKALNYALVSQYLPWVLEYNEKYNCSEFSVQKILRWSVEKVIQKYFNAINN; encoded by the coding sequence ATGATCGAAACAATTATATCTCAAAATCGCATACAAAATAAAGGAGGTTTAATTTGTATTTGTTCTGCACATGAAGATGTTATTCATGCATCCTTTGATTTTTTATCACAAAATCCAGAAGTGAAAATTTCTATAGAAAGTACTGTTCAACAAGTTAATCAAGATGGTGGATATACAGGAATGACACCTCAAGATTTTAGTGATAAAGTTCGTGATATTGCTAAAATATATAATATATCTTCAGATCAGTATGTACTTGCAGGAGATCATCTTGGTCCAAATGCCTGGAAAAGTCTATCTTCTTCAAAGGCTATGGGGAAAAGTTTAGTATTAGTGGAAGAGTATGTAAAGGCAGGATATACAAAATTACATATTGATCCTAGCATGTCTTGTAACGATGATAATAGCCCTCTATCAATAGAAGTAATTGCGGACAGAACTGCTATACTAATACAAAGAGCTGAAAAAACAGCTATAGATCACCTAGGATCTTCTGATCATCTATTTTATATTGTAGGTACAGAAGTTCCTGTTCCTGGAGGTTCTCAAGAACACGAAGATCATGTTTCTGTGACTCCATTACAAGAAGTGGAATACACTATAAAGGTGATTAAAGAATATTTAGGAAAATATAACTTACAACATATATGGTCAAAAGTTAAAGGAGTTGTTGTTCAACCTGGAGTAGAATTTGGAGATGATTTTGTTTTTCCTTACATTCAAGGTCAAGCAAAAGAGCTTAAATTAGCAATTACAGATTATAATCATTTAGTATATGAAGCTCATTCTACAGATTATCAAACTACTCAAGCTTTATCAGGATTAGTTCATGATCATTTTGCTATTCTTAAAGTAGGACCAGAATTAACTTTTTCTTGGAGAGAAGCTTTATTTGCTCTAGATAAGATTGAACAAGAAAATCCAAATATTACTCCTAAATCTAATATTAGAGAATTTATCGAAACAGAAATGCTTGCTCATCCTGAATACTGGAAATATTATTACAATGGTAGTACTGAGGAATTAGCATTTAAAAGAGTGTATAGTTTAAGTGATAGAATTCGTTACTATTGGAATAGTCCTAAAATTGCAAAAAAAATACAAGATAGTTATCCAAATCTTGAAAAGGCATTGAATTATGCACTAGTATCTCAATATTTACCTTGGGTATTAGAATATAATGAAAAATATAATTGTTCAGAATTTTCAGTTCAAAAAATTTTACGCTGGAGCGTAGAAAAAGTTATTCAGAAATATTTCAATGCAATAAATAACTAA
- a CDS encoding SIS domain-containing protein, with amino-acid sequence MWNDIINNPTDVKYVHTLKEILQQPECWKKTGQLILENKSLEKFLTEALKDEFRPIIVSGAGSSEFAAKSILDTLSTRFNRRVLNAASTDIVINPEKFAIPNEPALMISFARSGNSPESVASVELVKQVCPTTKHLIITCNKDGALAKMKNENTFCIILPEETNDQSLVMTSSFSSMILAAVLCSYFTDKEYAYRAIEQVCQYTDTIFTNVVEQLELIMKNPNIERIQYLGSSDAYGLLTEGHLKMLEMTDGRIATRIDSFLGLRHGPQVFVNKNTVVVAILSIDPYVRKYEIDMLRELKSKNQGYAYIVIGNNPNEVELLNLVSYSTGECDNFFRLLPSIVIVQMLGFFKSLYLGLSPDVPSTSGTINRVVQGVIIYPFNK; translated from the coding sequence ATGTGGAATGATATTATAAATAATCCAACAGATGTAAAGTATGTTCATACTTTAAAAGAAATTCTTCAACAACCAGAGTGTTGGAAAAAAACAGGTCAATTAATTTTAGAAAATAAATCACTAGAAAAATTTTTAACAGAAGCATTAAAAGATGAATTTAGACCTATTATAGTATCTGGAGCTGGATCGTCTGAATTTGCTGCGAAAAGTATTTTAGACACCTTAAGTACAAGATTCAATAGAAGAGTACTTAATGCTGCTAGCACAGATATTGTTATAAATCCTGAGAAATTTGCTATCCCCAATGAACCTGCATTGATGATTTCTTTTGCGCGTTCTGGAAATAGTCCAGAATCTGTAGCATCTGTAGAATTAGTGAAACAGGTGTGTCCTACAACTAAACATCTTATTATTACTTGTAATAAAGATGGTGCATTAGCAAAAATGAAAAATGAGAACACATTTTGTATTATTTTACCAGAAGAAACAAATGATCAATCTCTTGTTATGACTAGTTCTTTTTCTTCTATGATATTAGCTGCTGTATTATGTAGTTATTTTACTGATAAAGAATATGCATATAGAGCTATCGAGCAGGTTTGTCAATATACAGATACTATTTTTACTAATGTTGTTGAGCAATTAGAACTAATAATGAAAAATCCAAATATTGAGCGTATTCAATACTTGGGGTCATCAGATGCTTATGGGTTGCTTACAGAAGGTCATTTGAAAATGTTAGAAATGACAGATGGGCGTATTGCTACAAGAATAGATTCTTTTCTAGGATTAAGACATGGTCCACAAGTATTTGTTAATAAAAATACTGTAGTTGTTGCCATATTGTCCATAGATCCTTATGTAAGAAAATATGAAATAGACATGCTTAGAGAATTAAAATCTAAAAATCAGGGTTATGCTTATATTGTTATTGGAAATAATCCTAATGAAGTAGAATTGTTGAATTTAGTATCATATTCTACAGGAGAATGTGATAACTTTTTTAGACTTCTACCTTCTATAGTAATTGTACAAATGCTAGGGTTCTTTAAGAGTTTATATTTAGGATTATCACCAGATGTTCCTAGTACTTCAGGTACTATTAACAGAGTTGTTCAAGGGGTGATTATTTACCCATTTAATAAATAA
- a CDS encoding PTS sugar transporter subunit IIB, which produces MPNINLIRIDNRLIHGQVATSWIQHTKANLVLVANDEVSTNTMRQDLMNTIVPGHVQTRYFSLQKTADVIHKATDSQHIFLILESPIDALWLKNNGVPIEYINIGNMHGGDGKKSLAKAAYASEEEIQALKELVSLGVIVDFQQLPVDSIDHLNEIIQKI; this is translated from the coding sequence ATGCCAAATATTAACTTAATTCGTATAGATAATAGATTAATTCATGGACAAGTCGCAACATCATGGATTCAACATACTAAAGCAAATTTAGTACTAGTAGCTAATGATGAAGTATCAACTAATACCATGCGTCAGGATCTTATGAATACCATTGTGCCAGGACATGTACAGACAAGATATTTTTCACTCCAAAAAACAGCAGATGTTATTCATAAAGCTACAGATTCTCAACATATTTTTCTAATTCTAGAAAGTCCCATAGATGCTTTATGGTTGAAGAACAATGGAGTTCCTATAGAATATATTAATATTGGAAATATGCATGGTGGTGATGGTAAAAAATCACTAGCTAAGGCTGCTTACGCTTCAGAAGAAGAAATACAAGCTCTAAAAGAATTAGTATCATTAGGTGTTATTGTAGATTTTCAACAATTACCAGTTGATTCTATAGATCATCTTAATGAAATCATTCAAAAAATTTAA